One genomic window of Entelurus aequoreus isolate RoL-2023_Sb linkage group LG07, RoL_Eaeq_v1.1, whole genome shotgun sequence includes the following:
- the LOC133654370 gene encoding uncharacterized protein LOC133654370, producing MHDDACAQHNSLWPTGSAQTSQSTARCSARKSFHRVPFGGASGLCGQLELRARERRSRRNSSGRKSRPLVIKEEFRRITTIPLERTFMHKLDEHTPKRITQMKAKGGAVGIKMRPLLDRLSQKQSILMRRETIIRSLILYLGEKEEELFEDCLEDSRSDVSNHILKILVVHGTDEDPVDVSILTSGLPVINVFHFLSNKVSVNDSKDCILQQEWLDTLSCLFLVDSVDFIS from the exons ATGCACGACGACGCATGCGCACAGCACAACAGCCTCTGGCCGACTGGCTCTGCTCAGACTTCACAGAGCACTGCAAGGTGTAGCGCGCGCAAGTCATTCCACAG GGTGCCCTTTGGAGGAGCCAGTGGACTTTGTGGACAGTTGGAGTTGAGGGCTAGGGAGAGGAGGTCGAGGAGAAATTCATCAGGGAGAAAGAGTAGACCTCTTGTG ATCAAGGAGGAATTCAGGAGAATAACTACCATTCCCCTGGAGCGAACCTTCATGCACAAACTGGACGAACACACACCAAAACGTATTACCCAGATGAAAGCCAAGGGAGGTGCCGTGGGGATCAAGATGAGGCCGCTCCTGGACAGACTGAGTCAG AAACAGAGCATTCTGATGAGGCGTGAAACCATTATCCGCAGCCTTATACTGTACCTTGGCGAGAAGGAAGAGGAACTTTTTGAAGACTGCTTG GAGGACAGCCGGAGTGATGTCAGTAACCATATCCTCAAAATACTCGTCGTCCACGGTACTGATGAGGATCCAGTCGATGTCTCCATCCTTACTAGTGGGTTGCCTGTcataaatgtttttcattttttgtcaAATAAGGTATCTGTAAATGACAGTAAAGATTGTATTCTTCAACAAGAATGGTTAGACACCTTAAGCTGTTTATTTTTAGTTGATTCTGTTGATtttatttcatga